From the genome of Halictus rubicundus isolate RS-2024b chromosome 2, iyHalRubi1_principal, whole genome shotgun sequence, one region includes:
- the Cnpyb gene encoding FGF signaling regulator protein canopy b gives MWLLIRTFLTCLLLAHFAIAGPEEEQGVKYANKCEVCKVVATELEARLDETGKTHDVLEIGYSVDDVSPKKKKEYKKSELRLVESMEGLCERILDYNIHKERSDSTRFAKGMSQTFKTLHDLVDRGVKVELGIPYELWDKPSVEITTLKTQCEDLLENHESDIEEWYHKHQGQIPLIRYLCIERALKNGDGSCLKEKGDTAENKKEKKKKQKKGNEDENSKEKEKTIKTEL, from the exons ATGTGGTTGTTGATACGAACTTTTTTAACTTGTCTGTTACTTGCACACTTTGCAATCGCTGGTCCAGAAGAAGAGCAAGGTGTTAAATATGCAAATAAATGTGAAG TTTGCAAAGTCGTTGCCACAGAATTGGAGGCCAGACTTGACGAAACTGGAAAAACGCACGATGTACTTGAAATTGGCTACTCCGTCGATGACGTTTCGcctaagaaaaagaaagagtacAAAAAATC AGAATTACGTTTAGTAGAAAGTATGGAGGGCCTTTGCGAACGAATACTGGATTATAACATTCATAAAGAACGTTCAGACAGTACCAGATTTGCTAAAGGGATGAGTCAAACATTTAAAACGCTTCATGATCTTGT AGACAGAGGTGTTAAAGTTGAATTAGGAATTCCATACGAACTATGGGATAAACCATCTGTAGAAATTACAACATTAAAAACACAATGTGAAGACTTATTAGAAAATCATGAATCCGACATAGAGGAGTGGTACCATAAACATCAGGGACAAATTCCTTTGATTAG ATATTTGTGCATAGAGAGAGCATTAAAGAATGGAGATGGTTCTTGTCTGAAAGAAAAAGGTGATACTGctgaaaataaaaaggaaaagaagaagaaacagaAAAAGGGGAACGAAGACGAAAACagtaaagaaaaagaaaagacgaTCAAGACCGAATTATAA
- the Dbo gene encoding kelch-like protein diablo, producing MVLQIDSVWGWASPPLRLQLGGSRGASGRATAGAPSSQRMGEMVVERAPSPARLSHTSEKHPRATLTELNVLRRHRELCDVVLNVGSRKIFAHRVILSACSPYFRAMFTGELAESRQTEVTIRDIDEMAMELLIDFCYTSHIIVEEANVQTLLPAACLLQLAEIQDICCEFLKRQLDPSNCLGIRAFADTHSCRELLRIADKFTQHNFQEVMESEEFLLLPVGQLVDIISSDELNVRTEEQVFSAVMNWVKYNVTERRQHLAQVLQHVRLPLLSPKFLVGTVGSDLLVRSDDACRDLVDEAKNYLLLPQERPLMQGPRTRPRKPTRRGEVLFAVGGWCSGDAIASVERFDPNTADWKMVAPMSKRRCGVGVAVLNDLLYAVGGHDGQSYLNSIERYDPQTNQWSCDVAPTTSCRTSVGVAVLDGFLYAVGGQDGVQCLNHVERYDPKENKWSKVSPMTTRRLGVAVAVLGGYLYAIGGSDGQSPLNTVERYDPRQNKWFQISPMSTRRKHLGCAVFNNLIYAVGGRDDCMELSSAERYNPHTNSWSPIVAMTSRRSGVGLAVVNGLLYAVGGFDGTAYLKTIEVYDSEQNQWKLCGCMNYRRLGGGVGVMRAPQTENYIW from the exons ATGGTGTTGCAGATAGACTCGGTGTGGGGTTGGGCGTCACCCCCACTGCGCCTCCAGCTAGGGGGGTCGAGGGGCGCCTCGGGGAGAGCGACCGCGGGCGCCCCATCCTCGCAGAGGATGGGTGAAATGGTTGTGGAACGTGCGCCTTCTCCAGCCCGTCTCAGCCATACCTCTGAGAAGCATCCTCGTGCTACGCTCACGGAACTGAACGTTCTCCGTCGCCATCGGGAGCTCTGCGATGTCGTGCTCAATGTCGGCTCTAGGAAGATATTCGCGCACCGCGTCATCCTTTCAGCGTGTAGTCCGTACTTCAG AGCAATGTTTACTGGGGAGTTGGCGGAATCTCGACAAACTGAAGTCACGATCCGCGACATAGATGAAATGGCAATGGAATTACTAATAGACTTCTGTTACACTTCACACATCATCGTCGAAGAAGCAAATGTTCAAACTCTCCTTCCAGCAGCGTGCCTTCTCCAACTAGCAGAAATTCAAGACATATGTTGCGAGTTTCTCAAACGCCAACTCGACCCCTCTAATTGTCTAGGTATACGAGCGTTTGCGGACACTCATTCTTGTCGAGAACTTTTACGAATCGCGGATAAGTTCACGCAACATAATTTTCAAGAA gTAATGGAAAGCGAAGAATTTCTGTTATTACCTGTTGGCCAATTAGTAGATATTATCTCCTCGGATGAGCTAAACGTACGCACAGAAGAACAAGTATTTAGCGCGGTTATGAATTGGGTTAAGTACAATGTTACCGAGAGGAGACAGCATTTGGCGCAAGTTCTTCAGCACGTTCGGCTACCACTCCTTAGCCCAAAATTTTTAGTTGGCACCGTTGGGTCCGATCTTTTAGTACGATCCGACGATGCGTGTAGAGACTTAGTCGACGAagcaaaaaattatttgctaCTTCCCCAAGAAAGGCCTTTAATGCAAGGTCCTAGAACACGCCCTAGGAAACCAACTAGACGCGGTGAGGTATTATTCGCCGTTGGAGGATGGTGTTCCGGCGACGCGATTGCGAGCGTTGAAAGATTCGACCCGAACACCGCAGACTGGAAAATGGTCGCACCGATGAGTAAAAGACGATGTGGTGTAGGAGTAGCAGTACTGAATGACTTATTGTACGCCGTAGGCGGTCATGATGGACAAAGCTATTTAAATAGTATCGAACGATACGATCCGCAAACGAATCAGTGGTCCTGCGATGTGGCGCCAACTACGTCTTGTAGAACGAGTGTAGGTGTTGCAGTATTGGATGGTTTTCTTTACGCCGTGGGTGGTCAGGATGGTGTACAATGTTTAAATCACGTCGAAAG GTATGACcctaaagaaaataaatggtCTAAAGTATCACCAATGACTACCAGAAGACTtggtgttgctgttgctgtGTTAGGCGGTTATTTATATGCCATCGGCGGGTCTGATGGACAATCGCCTTTAAATACAGTAGAAAGATATGATCCAAGGCAAAATAAATGGTTTCAAATATCTCCTATGTCTACAAGACGTAAGCATTTAGGCTGTGCTGTATTTAATAATCTAATTTATGCCGTCGGGGGACGAGATGACTGTATGGAACTCTCGAGTGCAGAACGGTATAACCCTCACACGAACTCATGGAGTCCGATAGTTGCTATGACATCAAGAAGAAGCGGG GTGGGTTTAGCGGTAGTGAATGGTTTGCTATACGCTGTAGGCGGATTCGACGGAACTGCCTATTTAAAAACAATAGAAGTGTACGATTCAGAACAAAATCAATGGAAATTGTGTGGTTGTATGAATTATAGAAGATTAGGCGGTGGAGTGGGAGTAATGCGGGCCCCGCAAACCGAAAACTACATTTGGTAG